AGTGGCAACAGGATTGAGTAACGGCATACGAAATCGATTATAAACATGCCTCATTGCGAGAAAAACTAGATAGGTGATAAGGATGAATAAGATACCAAACCAACTATTCATCATCCATCACTCCCGTTGCCTCTGCCTTATTATCGACAGATGCTGCCGTTTTTTGAGCAACTAACCCCGAACTTACCAAGACCATAATGGTCCCTACTAAAAGAGCAAGCAACATGATTAACCCCTCTGTCTTAGAAAGAAACCTAAAATGATTCATGACTCCTACTGTGGCAGGGACAAAAAACAAAGGGAGATAGAAAAGCAACAAGTTCGCCCCACCATGCAAATATCTCTCCTTCACCAGTCCTGTCAAAAGTAAGACAAGCAACAAAACCATTCCGATAATACTACCAGGAACCGGAATCTCAAGCGTACTTTGTAGAACTACACCGATTTTATAAAAAAAATAAAAAACTGCCACTTGAATTAATAGTTTCATTCCCCTCATTTTCTAATCCTACTCCTATACTAATGAAAAAATTTCCTTTTCTTCATATTTTGGCAATCTGTTTAGATGTGTTTCATATAAAATGATATTGTTCACGGCAAACGTCTCTATTTGGGAACTGTGTACAGGAAGCAGACTGTTGTCAATAGATCCTGGCCCCTTCCACTTTCTTGCAATCGTTATATGAGGATGGAACGGACGTGAGTCGAGCTGGAGTCCAACCATTTCACAGGCATCATATACTGAATTTCGGAGCAGATTTAGTTCCATTGACTTTTCAATACCGTACCAAAAAATCCGTGGTGACTGGGGGTTCCCGAATGTGCCAAGTTCACTTAATGCGAGGGAAAATCGTTGATGATTTAAAGCTACTTTCGAAAGCAGAGATATCAACTTTTCCTTTTGACCTTCTTCCAAATCACCTAAAAATGCGAGCGTGATATGGAGGTCTTCTGGATGCACCCATCTTGTAAAAGGAAAGTGGCTTTTTAATTTTTTCATATATAATTGAAACGCTTGCTTTAACGGTTGTGGAAGAGGTACCGCAACGAAATAATGAGTTTGTGTTGTCATTTTCTCACCCTTCTTATTTTACCAGATATCTTTTATAGTCTTGAATATTATCTTAGCACCAAACAGACGATATAGTTAGTTTAATCTTAATCCCCTGATAAGCCATGTGCTTAGTCCGTTTTTATTATTTATGATACAATATGGATTATTAGTGTCATGTATAGAGAAAGGTTGTGCGTAATTGTGAAGGTTGTTACAAATATGGCTGATTTGATAGGTAATACGCCACTTGTAAAGTTGAATCGCATTGTGCCAAAAGGAGCGGCAACGGTTTATTTAAAATTGGAATTTCAAAACCCCAGCGGCAGCGTAAAAGATAGAGCTGCGTTTAATATGATTATCCAGGCCGAAAAGGATGGCCTAATCAAACCAGGAGCAACCATTATCGAACCAACTAGCGGTAATACCGGTATTGGTTTAGCGATGAATGCCGCAGCAAGGGGATATAAGGCCATTTTGATCATGCCCGATACAATGTCAAAAGAGCGAATTAATCTACTAAAAGCATACGGTGCAGAGGTAGTATTAACACCGGGTGATGAAAAAATGCCAGGTGCCATTAAAAAAGCACAGGAACTGGTAAAAGAAATTCCAAACAGCTTCATGCCGATGCAGTTTGAAAACCATGCCAATTCAGATGCTCACAGAAAGTCTACGGCACTCGAAATCATGGATGGAATGAAACAAATCGGCAAGCCATTATCGGCTTTTGTCGCAACTGCCGGTACTGGCGGAACCATTACCGGAACAGGAGAAGAGCTGAAAAAGCATTATGAAGGATTGACTGTCCATGTTGTGGAACCTGCAGGATCACCAGTTCTTTCCGGCGGGAAGCCTGGGAAACATAAGCTTGTCGGAACTAGCCCTGGATTCATTCCAGATATATTGAATCAGGAAGTATATGATGAGATTTTCAAGATTGAAGATGAGGATGCATATGATATTACTCGAAAGCTTGCTCGTCATGAAGGAATTCTGGTTGGTCCATCATCCGGTGCTGCTTGTTATTCTGCGATTGAAGTGGCGAAACGATTAACGCCTGATGATGTGGTGGTATGTATCGCATGCGATACGGGAGAGAGATATTTGTCTACGGACCTTTTTGAATTTGGAAATGAATAAACGAAAAGACCCTTGGCTGCATGGTGCAGATAAGGGTCTTTTTAATTTAAGCCGTTCCTTTGCACTGCAGGCACTCGCTTTCCGCGGGGCGGTGCTTGAGCCTCCTCGCTGCGCTGTGGGGTCTCAAGTCTACCGCTACCTCCCGCCCGAGTCGAGTGCCTTCCGCTCCAATCCACTCATTCTAATAAACTTATGAAGCTTTTGCGAGTTGTTTTTTGTCGGCTTGGTTGATCAT
This window of the Sutcliffiella horikoshii genome carries:
- a CDS encoding CidA/LrgA family protein — translated: MKLLIQVAVFYFFYKIGVVLQSTLEIPVPGSIIGMVLLLVLLLTGLVKERYLHGGANLLLFYLPLFFVPATVGVMNHFRFLSKTEGLIMLLALLVGTIMVLVSSGLVAQKTAASVDNKAEATGVMDDE
- the thpR gene encoding RNA 2',3'-cyclic phosphodiesterase; amino-acid sequence: MTTQTHYFVAVPLPQPLKQAFQLYMKKLKSHFPFTRWVHPEDLHITLAFLGDLEEGQKEKLISLLSKVALNHQRFSLALSELGTFGNPQSPRIFWYGIEKSMELNLLRNSVYDACEMVGLQLDSRPFHPHITIARKWKGPGSIDNSLLPVHSSQIETFAVNNIILYETHLNRLPKYEEKEIFSLV
- the cysK gene encoding cysteine synthase A, which encodes MKVVTNMADLIGNTPLVKLNRIVPKGAATVYLKLEFQNPSGSVKDRAAFNMIIQAEKDGLIKPGATIIEPTSGNTGIGLAMNAAARGYKAILIMPDTMSKERINLLKAYGAEVVLTPGDEKMPGAIKKAQELVKEIPNSFMPMQFENHANSDAHRKSTALEIMDGMKQIGKPLSAFVATAGTGGTITGTGEELKKHYEGLTVHVVEPAGSPVLSGGKPGKHKLVGTSPGFIPDILNQEVYDEIFKIEDEDAYDITRKLARHEGILVGPSSGAACYSAIEVAKRLTPDDVVVCIACDTGERYLSTDLFEFGNE